Proteins encoded together in one Columba livia isolate bColLiv1 breed racing homer chromosome 3, bColLiv1.pat.W.v2, whole genome shotgun sequence window:
- the LOC102088877 gene encoding nephrocan: MYLSYLLVVLLSFHSGLSTICPRRCSCDPAQSVQCYRATEIPREIPSTTRRLYISHSKIKQLQITDFRRMSSLEELVLSCSGTESVENNTFKALSTLKSLELYKNQLKQIPAFLPSSLEILRLADNSINTLHTSDFEGLMKLRVLDIRNNLIATLPPSAFSSLCNLQSLILDGNNMESVPAPLKLPRLKYLSMADNKLNSFPTSFFAFFQNLQFLSLSGNFLTKVPLDLPKSLLSLKLEKNRLKTIRLRDMKHLENLSEFFLSENQLTSIDGVQLLPNLTALELSKNQLHMLPLRLPGRLQKLDCSNNLIERVTAQDFQGLQDLKHLFLDNNAVSTFEAGALQQCVQLSNLALEQNLLISIPLRLPDNLARLDLKGNDIEDVGEQELKDLKQLQVLNLRNNKIRKLDQKVVEYLPRLRHLYLDGNPWNCTCDLLRTRRALVAKGTDVRGGQCVAPAESRGESWMSSKKILQQCEDNLSSTERSKEDRKKMKPHEASSIGVNRDDDYYDYEVD; the protein is encoded by the exons ATGTATTTATCTTACCTTTTAGTTGTCTTACTTTCTTTTCACAGTGGTCTAAGTACCATTTGCCCAAGAAGATGCAGTTGTGACCCTGCTCAGTCAGTGCAATGCTACAGAGCTACAGAGATCCCCAGAGAGATTCCTTCCACCACCAGGAGACTCTACATCAGCCACAGCAAAATTAAACAACtccag atTACTGACTTTAGGAGAATGTCATCCCTTGAAGAGCTGGTCCTGTCATGCAGTGGCACAGAATCAGTAGAAAACAACACTTTTAAAGCTCTGAGCACCTTGAAGTCCCTGGAACTCTACAAAAATCAACTAAAGCAAATACCTGCCTTCCTCCCATCTAGCCTTGAAATTCTGAGACTCGCTGATAACTCTATCAACACTCTGCACACATCTGATTTTGAAGGTTTGATGAAACTAAGGGTACTCGATATTCGGAACAACTTGATTGCGACTCTGCCTCCGAgtgcattttcttccctttgcaaTTTACAAAGTCTGATTCTGGATGGCAACAACATGGAATCTGTGCCTGCACCACTTAAGCTACCTAGGCTGAAGTACCTGAGCATGGCCGACAATAAACTGAACTCATTCCCAACCAgcttctttgcatttttccaaAACCTACAGTTTCTCAGCTTAAGTGGCAACTTTCTGACAAAAGTGCCTCTTGACCTACCTAAATCCTTGCTGTCGCTGAAATTAGAGAAAAACCGACTCAAAACAATAAGACTTCGAGACATGAAACACCTAGAAAACCTGTCTGAGTTCTTCCTGTCAGAAAATCAGCTGACATCAATAGATGGTGTCCAGCTTCTTCCTAACTTAACAGCACTGGAGCTCTCTAAGAACCAGCTCCACATGCTGCCACTCCGGCTGCCTGGGAGGCTGCAGAAACTCGACTGCAGCAACAACCTGATTGAAAGGGTGACAGCGCAGGACTTCCAAGGACTACAAGACCTCAAGCACTTGTTTCTTGACAACAACGCTGTTAGCACGTTTGAGGCAGGAGCCCTTCAGCAGTGTGTGCAGCTTTCCAATCTGGCACTGGAACAGAATCTCCTCATTTCTATTCCACTGAG actTCCAGACAACCTTGCTAGATTGGATCTAAAGGGAAATGACATAGAGGATGTTGGAGAACAAGAGCTGAAGGACTTGAAACAGCTGCAGGTTCTAAATTTACGGAACAACAAGATCAGAAAGTTGGATCAGAAAGTTGTAGAGTATTTACCTCGTCTCCGTCATCTGTATTTAGATGGAAACCCCTGGAACTGCACCTGTGACCTTCTCAGAACCAGAAGAGCACTGGTGGCCAAAGGAACTGATGTCAGGGGAGGGCAGTGTGTGGCACCCGCAGAAAGCCGGGGAGAAAGTTGGATGTCTTCCAAAAAGATTCTGCAGCAATGTGAAGATAATCTGTCTTCCACGGAAAGAAGCAAAgaggacaggaagaaaatgaaacccCATGAGGCCTCCAGCATTGGAGTAAACAGAGATGATGATTACTATGATTATGAAGTTGATTAA